In the Populus trichocarpa isolate Nisqually-1 chromosome 1, P.trichocarpa_v4.1, whole genome shotgun sequence genome, one interval contains:
- the LOC18095898 gene encoding pentatricopeptide repeat-containing protein At4g04790, mitochondrial isoform X1: protein MPKPNSLSNLFRAAFKTTNTSTASAGDRTRESFITNLESKTHSKKPPKPKTSSESEKQPKAKAKPQPPPSPAVNSSLHALKLEDSDYEESVANPTMQDITKIINDGVKINTPDSEEAEDEELVKKALEIPWLSRLKNNNIGMLRKDVSRERKQKWVFTYSQVNHINRIVDTCADKLGTDNAMEVFGKLGRETGLKEFNALMKKYIEQCRETDDESVAMKHISAVLQLFKSMKEQGFSIEEETYGPFLILLIDKGMVEEFHFFSDIIKDTNPSKNARLGYYDMLLYIGVNDEEKIQELCNYICIDDGDNNISLRENYLLALCESDQKNYLLQLLETMDITKFSSLDHLASIFKSLGRLSLESFAKKFLLVLKSCDYGAEDISTLIFSYATSIPNLVVEDVVSKFKTLHMIMKMSPSSTSYEKLVVYNCNLLKVHLALDIVDQMCKEGLTISINTIHSILNASEESFDFNLVRRIYSLIYHLDLTPNNETFRSMISLSVKMKDFEGAYGLLDDLKKLNLAPTASMYNAIMGGYFREKNIRGALMVLKQMKLADVKPDSSSYSYLISNCNNEEEIIKYYEEMKVAGIQVSKQIFMALINAYATCGQFEKAKQVLLDKEFPIKHLNEIRSVLVSALASHGQMTDALNLYEEMKQAGSNLEPKAVISLIEHVDSEGEQSRLLKLLEELDDHNYWVDGCFRVILYCIRNKDLRSAVDLLKQLKDRFSDDELAMEVLFDEVFSQVAETEPANVRIGMDLLQAIKDELGASPSRKCLDFLLTACVNAKDLGNSLLVWKEYQAAGLPYNVTSYLRMYQALLASGGHVSAKVMLNKIPKDDPHVRIVIQECQRTYIGHTYIKGEKKRIKEGRRKRSV, encoded by the exons ATGCCCAAACCCAACAGCCTAAGTAATCTCTTCCGTGCCGCCTTCAAAACCACCAATACCTCCACCGCCTCCGCTGGTGACAGAACTCGCGAAAGCTTCATCACCAATCTCGAATCCAAAACACACTCTAAAAAACCCCCCAAACCAAAAACTTCCTCTGAGTCCGAAAAACAAcctaaagctaaagctaaaccTCAACCTCCTCCGTCACCTGCAGTTAATTCTAGCCTTCATGCTCTCAAATTAGAAGACTCCGATTATG AGGAGTCAGTAGCAAACCCGACAATGCAGGACATAACAAAGATTATAAAtg atgGTGTGAAAATTAACACACCGGATTCCGAAGAAGCAGAAGATGAGGAACTTGTAAAAAAAGCTTTGGAGATACCATGGCTTTCAAGATTGAAGAATAACAATATAGGGATGCTGCGAAAAGACGTGTCCCgtgaaaggaaacaaaaatggGTTTTCACATATAGTCAGGTCAATCATATTAACCGAATTGTTGATACATGTGCCGACAAGCTGGGGACAGATAATGCGATGGAGGTATTTGGAAAATTGGGAAGGGAAACAGGTTTGAAAGAGTTCAATGCATTGATGAAGAAGTACATCGAGCAATGCAGGGAAACTGATGATGAGAGTGTTGCAATGAAACATATTTCTGCAGttcttcaactttttaaatCAATGAAGGAGCAGGGTTTCTCGATAGAAGAGGAAACTTATGGTCCATTTCTTATACTCTTAATTGATAAGGGTATGGTGGAAGAATTCCATTTTTTCTCTGACATTATCAAAGATACAAATCCTAGTAAAAATGCACGATTAGGTTACTACGATATGCTGTTATATATTGGTGTCAATGATGAAGAGAAGATTCAGGAACTTTgcaattatatttgtattgatGATGGGGACAATAATATCAGTTTACGAG AAAATTATTTGCTGGCGCTTTGTGAAAGTGACCAGAAGAATTACCTGTTGCAGCTCTTAGAGACTATGGATATAACAAAATTTTCATCGTTGGACCATTTAGCCAGTATCTTTAAATCCTTAGGGAGGCTATCATTGGAGTCCTTTGCAAAGAAGTTCCTTTTGGTGCTCAAAAGTTGTG ATTATGGAGCAGAGGATATCTCAACTCTCATCTTTAGTTATGCTACTAGCATCCCAAATTTAGTG GTTGAGGATGttgtttcaaaattcaaaaccttGCACATGATAATGAAGATGAGTCCTTCTTCAACTTCATATGAGAAGCTCGTCGTATACAATTGTAATTTACTTAAG GTGCATCTTGCTCTTGATATAGTAGACCAAATGTGTAAAGAGGGTTTAACCATATCCATAAACACAATACATTCAATATTGAATGCTAGTGAGGAGagctttgattttaatttg GTTCGGCGAATCTATTCATTGATTTATCACCTGGACTTGACACCAAATAATGAGACATTTAGGAGCATGATAAGTTTAAGTGTGAAAATGAAAGAT TTTGAAGGTGCATATGGTCTGCTCGAtgatttgaagaaattgaatttgGCACCAACGGCCAGCATGTATAATGCTATAATGGGTGGATATTTTCGAGAG AAAAACATTAGGGGCGCGTTGATGGTTCTCAAGCAAATGAAACTTGCAGATGTGAAACCAGATTCGTCATCTTACAGTTATTTGATAAGCAACTGCAACAATGAAGAGGAAATTATCAAG TATTATGAAGAAATGAAGGTTGCTGGAATTCAAGTATCGAAGCAAATTTTTATGGCGCTTATTAATGCATACGCAACATGTGGGCAATTTGAGAAGGCCAAACAG GTACTCCTAGACAAAGAGTTTCCAATTAAACACTTAAACGAAATTAGAAGTGTGCTCGTCTCAGCTCTTGCTTCACATGGACAAATGACTGATGCCCTTAATTTGTATGAAGAAATGAAGCAAGCTGGATCCAATCTGGAACCCAAAGCTGTCATAAGCCTTATA GAGCACGTTGATTCTGAAGGAGAACAAAGCAGACTGCTTAAACTACTGGAAGAATTGGATGATCATAATTATTGGGTGGATGGCTGTTTCAGAGTTATCCTATATTGTATTCGCAATAAGGATTTAAG gtCTGCTGTGGATTTGCTCAAGCAACTCAAAGATAGGTTCTCTGATGATGAATTGGCAATGGAAGTTCTGTTTGATGAG GTTTTCTCACAAGTTGCTGAGACAGAGCCTGCAAATGTGCGGATAGGCATGGACTTGCTTCAAGCCATCAAGGATGAGCTCGGTGCTTCACCTTCACGAAAGTGTCTTGATTTTCTCCTTACTGCTTGTGTTAATGCCAAGGATTTGGGTAATTCTCTCTTGGTTTGGAAAGAATATCAGGCAGCTGGGCTTCCTTACAATGTTACGAGTTATTTAAG GATGTACCAGGCCCTTTTGGCATCTGGAGGCCACGTATCTGCAAAGGTTATGctaaataaaattccaaaagaTGATCCCCATGTTCGCATTGTAATCCAAGAATGTCAAAGAACTTATATTGGGCACACTTATATaaagggagaaaagaaaagaatcaaggaaggaagaaggaaaaggaGTGTCTGA
- the LOC18095898 gene encoding pentatricopeptide repeat-containing protein At4g04790, mitochondrial isoform X2 — translation MPKPNSLSNLFRAAFKTTNTSTASAGDRTRESFITNLESKTHSKKPPKPKTSSESEKQPKAKAKPQPPPSPAVNSSLHALKLEDSDYEESVANPTMQDITKIINDGVKINTPDSEEAEDEELVKKALEIPWLSRLKNNNIGMLRKDVSRERKQKWVFTYSQVNHINRIVDTCADKLGTDNAMEVFGKLGRETGLKEFNALMKKYIEQCRETDDESVAMKHISAVLQLFKSMKEQGFSIEEETYGPFLILLIDKGMVEEFHFFSDIIKDTNPSKNARLGYYDMLLYIGVNDEEKIQELCNYICIDDGDNNISLRENYLLALCESDQKNYLLQLLETMDITKFSSLDHLASIFKSLGRLSLESFAKKFLLVLKSCDYGAEDISTLIFSYATSIPNLVVEDVVSKFKTLHMIMKMSPSSTSYEKLVVYNCNLLKVHLALDIVDQMCKEGLTISINTIHSILNASEESFDFNLVRRIYSLIYHLDLTPNNETFRSMISLSVKMKDFEGAYGLLDDLKKLNLAPTASMYNAIMGGYFREKNIRGALMVLKQMKLADVKPDSSSYSYLISNCNNEEEIIKYYEEMKVAGIQVSKQIFMALINAYATCGQFEKAKQVLLDKEFPIKHLNEIRSVLVSALASHGQMTDALNLYEEMKQAGSNLEPKAVISLIEHVDSEGEQSRLLKLLEELDDHNYWVDGCFRVILYCIRNKDLRSAVDLLKQLKDRFSDDELAMEVLFDEVCFWLSLDHLYFSFLTSC, via the exons ATGCCCAAACCCAACAGCCTAAGTAATCTCTTCCGTGCCGCCTTCAAAACCACCAATACCTCCACCGCCTCCGCTGGTGACAGAACTCGCGAAAGCTTCATCACCAATCTCGAATCCAAAACACACTCTAAAAAACCCCCCAAACCAAAAACTTCCTCTGAGTCCGAAAAACAAcctaaagctaaagctaaaccTCAACCTCCTCCGTCACCTGCAGTTAATTCTAGCCTTCATGCTCTCAAATTAGAAGACTCCGATTATG AGGAGTCAGTAGCAAACCCGACAATGCAGGACATAACAAAGATTATAAAtg atgGTGTGAAAATTAACACACCGGATTCCGAAGAAGCAGAAGATGAGGAACTTGTAAAAAAAGCTTTGGAGATACCATGGCTTTCAAGATTGAAGAATAACAATATAGGGATGCTGCGAAAAGACGTGTCCCgtgaaaggaaacaaaaatggGTTTTCACATATAGTCAGGTCAATCATATTAACCGAATTGTTGATACATGTGCCGACAAGCTGGGGACAGATAATGCGATGGAGGTATTTGGAAAATTGGGAAGGGAAACAGGTTTGAAAGAGTTCAATGCATTGATGAAGAAGTACATCGAGCAATGCAGGGAAACTGATGATGAGAGTGTTGCAATGAAACATATTTCTGCAGttcttcaactttttaaatCAATGAAGGAGCAGGGTTTCTCGATAGAAGAGGAAACTTATGGTCCATTTCTTATACTCTTAATTGATAAGGGTATGGTGGAAGAATTCCATTTTTTCTCTGACATTATCAAAGATACAAATCCTAGTAAAAATGCACGATTAGGTTACTACGATATGCTGTTATATATTGGTGTCAATGATGAAGAGAAGATTCAGGAACTTTgcaattatatttgtattgatGATGGGGACAATAATATCAGTTTACGAG AAAATTATTTGCTGGCGCTTTGTGAAAGTGACCAGAAGAATTACCTGTTGCAGCTCTTAGAGACTATGGATATAACAAAATTTTCATCGTTGGACCATTTAGCCAGTATCTTTAAATCCTTAGGGAGGCTATCATTGGAGTCCTTTGCAAAGAAGTTCCTTTTGGTGCTCAAAAGTTGTG ATTATGGAGCAGAGGATATCTCAACTCTCATCTTTAGTTATGCTACTAGCATCCCAAATTTAGTG GTTGAGGATGttgtttcaaaattcaaaaccttGCACATGATAATGAAGATGAGTCCTTCTTCAACTTCATATGAGAAGCTCGTCGTATACAATTGTAATTTACTTAAG GTGCATCTTGCTCTTGATATAGTAGACCAAATGTGTAAAGAGGGTTTAACCATATCCATAAACACAATACATTCAATATTGAATGCTAGTGAGGAGagctttgattttaatttg GTTCGGCGAATCTATTCATTGATTTATCACCTGGACTTGACACCAAATAATGAGACATTTAGGAGCATGATAAGTTTAAGTGTGAAAATGAAAGAT TTTGAAGGTGCATATGGTCTGCTCGAtgatttgaagaaattgaatttgGCACCAACGGCCAGCATGTATAATGCTATAATGGGTGGATATTTTCGAGAG AAAAACATTAGGGGCGCGTTGATGGTTCTCAAGCAAATGAAACTTGCAGATGTGAAACCAGATTCGTCATCTTACAGTTATTTGATAAGCAACTGCAACAATGAAGAGGAAATTATCAAG TATTATGAAGAAATGAAGGTTGCTGGAATTCAAGTATCGAAGCAAATTTTTATGGCGCTTATTAATGCATACGCAACATGTGGGCAATTTGAGAAGGCCAAACAG GTACTCCTAGACAAAGAGTTTCCAATTAAACACTTAAACGAAATTAGAAGTGTGCTCGTCTCAGCTCTTGCTTCACATGGACAAATGACTGATGCCCTTAATTTGTATGAAGAAATGAAGCAAGCTGGATCCAATCTGGAACCCAAAGCTGTCATAAGCCTTATA GAGCACGTTGATTCTGAAGGAGAACAAAGCAGACTGCTTAAACTACTGGAAGAATTGGATGATCATAATTATTGGGTGGATGGCTGTTTCAGAGTTATCCTATATTGTATTCGCAATAAGGATTTAAG gtCTGCTGTGGATTTGCTCAAGCAACTCAAAGATAGGTTCTCTGATGATGAATTGGCAATGGAAGTTCTGTTTGATGAGGTTTGCTTTTGGCTGTCCCTAGACCACCTTTATTTTA GTTTTCTCACAAGTTGCTGA